The following are encoded in a window of Lagenorhynchus albirostris chromosome 3, mLagAlb1.1, whole genome shotgun sequence genomic DNA:
- the LOC132518619 gene encoding LOW QUALITY PROTEIN: eukaryotic translation initiation factor 2 subunit 3-like (The sequence of the model RefSeq protein was modified relative to this genomic sequence to represent the inferred CDS: inserted 1 base in 1 codon) yields MASREEAGATLGQPHLFQQDLNTLDVTKSMPLSHEVISRQCTINIGTIGHVAHGKSRVVRAISGVHIVRFKDELERNITVKLGYANAKIYKLDDPSCPWPECYRSCGSSTPDEFPTDIPGTKGNFKLVRRVSFVDCPGHDILMATRVNGAAVMDAALLLIAGNESCPQPQTAEHLAATEIMKLKHILILQNKIDSVKESQAKEQYEQMLAFVQGTVAEGAPIIPISTQLKYNIEVVCEYLVKNIPVPPRDFTSELRLIVVRSFDVNKPGCEVDDLEGGVAGGSILKGVLKLGQEIEVRPGIVSKDSEGKLMCKPIFSKIVSLSAEHNDLQYAAPGGLIGVGRKIDPTLCRADRXGAVGALPEILTELEISYFLLRRLLGVRTEGDQKAAKVQKLSKNEVLMVNIGSLPTGGRVSAVKADLDKIVLTNPVCTEVGEKIALSQRVEKHWHSIGWGQIRRGVTIKPTVGND; encoded by the exons gCTGGTGCGACTTTAGGGCAGCCGCACCTTTTTCAGCAAGATCTCAACACTTTGGATGTTACCAAGTCGATGCCACTTTCACATGAAGTTATCAGCAGACAGTGCACAATTAATATAGGTACAATTGGTCATGTAGCTCATGGGAAATCTAGGGTTGTAAGAGCTATTTCTGGAGTTCACATTGTCAGGTTCAAAGATGAACTAGAAAGAAATATTACAGTCAAACTTGGCTATGCTAATGCTAAGATATATAAACTTGACGACCCAAGTTGTCCTTGGCCAGAATGTTATAGATCCTGTGGAAGTAGTACACCTGATGAGTTTCCTACAGACATTCCAGGGACCAAAGGGAACTTCAAATTAGTCAGACGTGTTTCCTTTGTTGACTGTCCTGGCCACGATATTTTGATGGCTACTAGGGTGAACGGTGCCGCAGTGATGGATGCAGCTCTTCTGTTGATCGCTGGTAACGAGTCTTGTCCTCAGCCTCAGACTGCTGAACACCTGGCTGCTACTGAAATCATGAAACTGAAGCATATTCTGATTCTACAGAATAAAATTGATTCGGTAAAAGAAAGCCAGGCTAAAGAACAGTATGAACAGATGCTTGCATTTGTACAAGGTACAGTAGCAGAAGGAGCTCCTATTATTCCAATTTCTACTCAGCTCAAATACAATATTGAAGTCGTCTGCGAGTACCTAGTAAAGAACATTCCAGTACCCCCAAGAGACTTTACTTCAGAACTCCGACTTATTGTTGTTAGATCCTTTGATGTCAACAAACCTGGCTGTGAGGTTGATGACCTTGAGGGGGGTGTAGCTGGCGGTAGTATTCTAAAAGGAGTATTAAAGTTGGGCCAGGAGATAGAAGTCAGACCTGGTATTGTTTCCAAAGATAGTGAAGGAAAACTCATGTGTAAACCCATCTTCTCCAAAATTGTATCGCTTTCCGCAGAGCATAATGATCTTCAGTATGCTGCTCCAGGAGGTCTTATTGGAGTTGGAAGAAAAATTGACCCCACTTTGTGCCGGGCTGACA ATGGCGCAGTTGGAGCTTTACCTGAAATCCTCACAGAATTGGAAATTTCCTATTTCCTGCTTAGACGGCTTCTAGGTGTACGCACTGAAGGAGACCAGAAAGCAGCAAAAGTGCAAAAGCTGTCTAAGAATGAAGTGCTTATGGTGAACATAGGATCCCTGCCGACAGGAGGAAGAGTTAGTGCAGTCAAGGCTGATTTGGACAAAATCGTTTTGACTAACCCTGTGTGCACAGAAGTAGGAGAAAAAATTGCCCTTAGCCAAAGAGTTGAGAAACACTGGCATTCAATTGGTTGGGGTCAAATAAGAAGAGGAGTGACAATCAAGCCAACAGTAGGTAATGACTGA